In one window of Escherichia coli DSM 30083 = JCM 1649 = ATCC 11775 DNA:
- the bhsA gene encoding multiple stress resistance protein BhsA yields MKNVKNLIAAAILSSMSFASFAAVEVQSTPEGQQKVGTISANAGTNLGSLEEQLAQKADEMGAKSFRITSVTGPNTLHGTAVIYK; encoded by the coding sequence ATGAAAAACGTAAAAAACCTCATCGCTGCGGCGATTTTAAGCTCCATGTCATTTGCCAGCTTTGCGGCTGTCGAAGTTCAGTCCACGCCAGAAGGCCAACAAAAAGTCGGTACTATCAGTGCTAACGCGGGGACAAATCTGGGATCGCTGGAAGAGCAGTTGGCGCAAAAAGCGGATGAGATGGGCGCAAAATCTTTCCGTATTACTTCTGTAACCGGTCCGAATACCCTCCATGGAACAGCAGTAATTTATAAATAA
- the mfd gene encoding transcription-repair coupling factor produces MPEQYRYTLPVKAGEQRLLGELTGAACATLVAEIAERHAGPVVLIAPDMQNALRLHDEISQFTDQMVMNLADWETLPYDSFSPHQDIISSRLSTLYQLPTMQRGVLIVPVNTLMQRVCPHSFLHGHALVMKKGQRLSRDALRTQLDSAGYRHVDQVMEHGEYATRGALLDLFPMGSELPYRLDFFDDEIDSLRVFDVDSQRTLEEVEAINLLPAHEFPTDKAAIELFRSQWRDTFEVKRDPEHIYQQVSKGTLPAGIEYWQPLFFSEPLPPLFSYFPANTLLVNTGDLENSAERFQADTLARFENRGVDPMRPLLPPQSLWLRVDELFSELKNWPRVQLKTEHLPTKAANANLGFQKLPDLAIQAQQKAPLDALRKFLETFDGPVVFSVESEGRREALGELLARIKIAPQRIMRLDEASDRGRYLMIGAAEHGFVDTMRNLALICESDLLGERVARRRQDSRRAINPDTLIRNLAELHIGQPVVHLEHGVGRYAGMTTLEAGGITGEYLMLTYANDAKLYVPVSSLHLISRYAGGAEENAPLHKLGGDAWSRARQKAAEKVRDVAAELLDIYAQRAAKEGFAFKHDREQYQLFCDSFPFETTPDQAQAINAVLSDMCQPLAMDRLVCGDVGFGKTEVAMRAAFLAVDNHKQVAVLVPTTLLAQQHYDNFRDRFANWPVRIEMISRFRSAKEQTQILAEVAEGKIDILIGTHKLLQSDVKFKDLGLLIVDEEHRFGVRHKERIKAMRANVDILTLTATPIPRTLNMAMSGMRDLSIIATPPARRLAVKTFVREYDSLVVREAILREILRGGQVYYLYNDVENIQKAAERLAELVPEARIAIGHGQMRERELERVMNDFHHQRFNVLVCTTIIETGIDIPTANTIIIERADHFGLAQLHQLRGRVGRSHHQAYAWLLTPHPKAMTTDAQKRLEAIASLEDLGAGFALATHDLEIRGAGELLGEEQSGSMETIGFSLYMELLENAVDALKAGREPSLEDLTSQQTEVDLRMPSLLPDDFIPDVNTRLSFYKRIASAKTENELEEIKVELIDRFGLLPDPARTLLDIARLRQQAQKLGIRKLEGNEKGGVIEFAEKNHVNPAWLIGLLQKQPQHYRLDGPTRLKFIQDLSERKTRIEWVRQFMRELEENAIA; encoded by the coding sequence ATGCCTGAACAATATCGTTATACGCTGCCCGTCAAAGCGGGTGAGCAGCGTCTGCTGGGCGAGTTAACTGGCGCTGCCTGCGCAACGCTGGTAGCGGAAATTGCCGAACGTCACGCCGGACCAGTGGTGCTTATTGCGCCAGATATGCAAAATGCTCTGCGTTTGCATGATGAAATCAGCCAGTTCACCGATCAGATGGTGATGAACCTGGCGGACTGGGAAACCCTCCCTTACGACAGTTTTTCGCCTCATCAGGACATTATCTCCTCGCGCCTTTCCACCCTTTACCAGCTACCGACGATGCAGCGTGGCGTACTGATTGTTCCGGTGAATACGCTTATGCAGCGCGTTTGCCCGCACAGTTTTCTCCACGGTCATGCGCTGGTGATGAAAAAAGGTCAGCGCCTGTCACGAGATGCATTACGAACCCAACTGGACAGCGCCGGTTATCGCCATGTTGACCAGGTGATGGAGCACGGCGAATACGCCACGCGCGGCGCGTTGCTGGATCTCTTCCCGATGGGGAGTGAGCTGCCTTATCGTCTTGATTTCTTTGATGATGAAATCGACAGCCTGCGGGTGTTTGACGTCGATAGCCAGCGCACGCTGGAGGAAGTAGAAGCGATCAATCTGCTTCCCGCGCACGAATTTCCGACCGATAAAGCGGCAATTGAACTGTTCCGCAGCCAGTGGCGTGATACCTTCGAAGTGAAGCGCGACCCGGAACATATTTATCAGCAAGTGAGTAAAGGCACATTACCTGCCGGGATCGAGTACTGGCAGCCGCTATTCTTCAGCGAACCGCTGCCGCCACTGTTCAGTTATTTCCCTGCCAATACGCTGTTGGTGAATACTGGCGATCTGGAAAACAGTGCCGAACGTTTCCAGGCTGACACGCTGGCGCGTTTTGAGAATCGCGGCGTCGACCCAATGCGCCCACTGTTGCCACCACAATCGCTCTGGCTGCGGGTGGATGAGCTCTTTTCAGAGCTGAAAAACTGGCCGCGTGTGCAGCTAAAAACTGAACATTTACCGACAAAAGCAGCGAATGCCAATTTAGGTTTCCAGAAACTGCCAGACCTGGCCATTCAGGCACAACAAAAAGCGCCGCTGGATGCGCTGCGTAAGTTCCTCGAGACTTTCGACGGTCCGGTGGTGTTCTCGGTAGAAAGTGAAGGTCGCCGTGAAGCGCTGGGTGAACTGCTCGCGCGAATTAAAATTGCTCCGCAACGCATTATGCGTCTTGATGAAGCCAGCGACCGTGGGCGTTATCTGATGATTGGCGCTGCCGAACATGGTTTTGTCGATACGATGCGTAACCTGGCGCTGATTTGCGAAAGCGATCTGCTCGGTGAACGCGTTGCCCGTCGTCGTCAGGATTCTCGCCGCGCCATCAACCCCGATACACTGATCCGTAACCTTGCGGAGCTGCATATTGGTCAGCCGGTGGTCCATCTGGAGCACGGCGTCGGTCGTTATGCCGGAATGACCACGCTCGAAGCTGGAGGCATTACTGGCGAGTATTTGATGCTCACCTATGCCAACGACGCCAAACTGTATGTTCCGGTGTCGTCACTGCATCTGATTAGCCGTTACGCGGGTGGCGCAGAAGAAAACGCACCACTGCATAAACTTGGTGGCGATGCCTGGTCACGCGCACGGCAGAAAGCGGCGGAAAAAGTGCGTGATGTGGCGGCGGAATTGCTGGATATCTACGCGCAACGCGCCGCCAAAGAGGGCTTCGCGTTTAAACACGATCGTGAGCAGTATCAGTTATTCTGCGACAGCTTCCCGTTTGAAACCACGCCGGATCAGGCTCAAGCCATTAATGCGGTGCTTAGCGACATGTGTCAGCCGCTGGCAATGGATCGTCTGGTGTGCGGCGATGTTGGCTTTGGTAAAACAGAAGTGGCGATGCGCGCCGCTTTCCTGGCGGTAGATAACCACAAACAGGTGGCGGTGCTGGTGCCTACCACCCTTCTCGCGCAGCAGCATTACGACAACTTCCGCGACCGTTTCGCCAACTGGCCGGTACGTATCGAAATGATCTCCCGTTTCCGCAGCGCCAAAGAGCAGACGCAAATCCTTGCGGAAGTGGCGGAAGGGAAAATCGATATTCTGATCGGTACGCACAAACTGCTGCAAAGTGACGTCAAGTTTAAAGATTTAGGCCTGCTGATTGTCGATGAAGAACACCGCTTCGGGGTGCGTCATAAAGAGCGCATTAAAGCGATGCGCGCGAACGTGGATATTCTGACGCTTACCGCAACGCCGATCCCACGTACGCTGAATATGGCAATGAGCGGAATGCGCGATCTGTCGATTATCGCCACGCCGCCCGCCCGTCGTCTGGCAGTTAAAACCTTTGTCCGTGAGTATGACAGTCTGGTGGTCCGGGAGGCGATCCTGCGTGAAATTTTGCGCGGAGGACAGGTTTATTATCTCTACAATGATGTGGAAAACATCCAGAAAGCCGCCGAACGGCTGGCAGAACTGGTACCTGAAGCGCGGATTGCCATCGGTCACGGGCAAATGCGTGAGCGCGAACTGGAACGGGTGATGAATGATTTCCATCATCAACGTTTCAACGTGCTGGTTTGTACCACCATTATCGAAACCGGGATCGACATTCCTACCGCCAACACCATTATCATTGAACGCGCGGATCACTTCGGTCTGGCACAGTTGCACCAGTTGCGCGGTCGCGTCGGGCGTTCTCACCACCAGGCATATGCATGGCTACTGACGCCGCATCCAAAAGCGATGACTACCGATGCGCAAAAACGTCTTGAAGCGATTGCCTCGCTGGAAGATCTCGGTGCAGGTTTTGCGCTGGCAACGCACGATCTGGAGATCCGCGGCGCAGGTGAACTGCTTGGCGAAGAACAAAGCGGCTCAATGGAAACCATCGGTTTCTCGCTGTATATGGAGTTGCTGGAAAACGCCGTCGATGCGCTGAAAGCCGGACGCGAGCCGTCGCTGGAAGATCTCACCAGCCAGCAAACAGAAGTCGACCTGCGGATGCCGTCGCTATTGCCAGATGATTTCATCCCTGACGTGAACACGCGTCTGTCGTTCTACAAACGTATTGCCAGCGCCAAAACGGAAAACGAACTGGAAGAGATCAAAGTCGAGCTTATCGATCGCTTCGGCCTGCTACCGGATCCGGCGCGTACCCTGCTGGATATTGCCCGTCTGCGCCAGCAAGCGCAGAAACTGGGGATCAGGAAGCTGGAAGGTAATGAGAAAGGCGGCGTGATCGAATTTGCCGAGAAGAATCACGTTAATCCGGCCTGGTTGATTGGTTTGCTGCAAAAACAGCCGCAGCATTACCGCCTTGATGGTCCGACGCGCCTGAAGTTTATTCAGGATTTGAGTGAGCGGAAAACGCGTATCGAATGGGTACGCCAGTTTATGCGTGAACTGGAAGAGAACGCGATCGCTTGA
- the ycfT gene encoding acyltransferase family protein — translation MKQKELWINQIKGLCICLVVIYHSVITFYPHLTTFQHPLSEVLSKCWIYFNLYLAPFRMPVFFFISGYLIRRYIDSVPWGNCLDKRIWNIFWVLALWGVVQWLALSALNQWLAPERNLSNASNAAYADSTGEFLHGMITASTSLWYLYALIVYFVICKIFNRLALPLFVLFILMSVAVNFVPTPWWGMNSVSRNLPYYSLGAWFGATLMTCVKAVPLRRHLLMASLLAVLAVGAWLFNISLLLSLVSIVVIMKLFYQYEQRFGMRSTSLLNVIGSNTIAIYTTHRILVEIFSLTLLAQMNAARWSPQVELTLLLVYPFVSLFICTVAGLLVRKLSQRAFSDLLFSPPSLPAAVSYSR, via the coding sequence ATGAAACAAAAAGAGCTATGGATTAACCAGATCAAAGGGTTATGTATTTGTCTGGTGGTGATTTATCACTCGGTCATTACCTTTTATCCGCATCTGACCACTTTCCAGCATCCGTTATCAGAAGTCCTGAGCAAATGCTGGATCTATTTCAATCTTTACCTTGCACCCTTTCGTATGCCGGTTTTTTTCTTTATCTCTGGCTATTTGATTCGCCGCTATATCGACAGCGTACCGTGGGGAAATTGTCTCGATAAACGCATCTGGAACATCTTCTGGGTGCTGGCGCTTTGGGGCGTGGTGCAGTGGCTGGCGCTAAGTGCACTAAATCAGTGGCTGGCACCTGAGCGCAATTTAAGCAATGCCTCCAATGCCGCTTATGCCGATTCCACCGGTGAGTTCCTGCACGGGATGATCACCGCCAGCACCAGCTTGTGGTATCTGTATGCGTTAATTGTCTATTTCGTGATATGTAAAATTTTTAACCGCCTGGCCCTGCCGTTATTTGTTCTGTTTATACTGATGAGTGTGGCTGTTAATTTCGTACCCACACCGTGGTGGGGAATGAACAGTGTGAGCCGCAATTTGCCTTATTACAGCCTTGGCGCATGGTTTGGCGCAACATTAATGACCTGTGTTAAAGCGGTACCGTTGCGCCGCCATCTGCTGATGGCTTCTTTGCTGGCCGTTCTGGCGGTCGGTGCCTGGTTGTTTAATATCTCGCTGCTGTTGTCGCTGGTATCGATTGTGGTGATCATGAAGCTGTTTTATCAGTACGAACAACGTTTCGGTATGCGCTCCACCAGCCTGCTGAATGTGATTGGTTCCAACACCATTGCTATCTACACCACCCATCGCATTCTGGTTGAAATATTCAGCTTAACTCTGCTTGCGCAAATGAACGCAGCACGCTGGTCGCCGCAAGTCGAACTGACACTCCTGCTGGTTTACCCCTTTGTTAGTTTGTTCATCTGTACTGTTGCGGGCTTGCTGGTAAGAAAACTTTCACAGCGCGCATTCAGCGATCTGTTGTTCTCCCCGCCTTCTCTGCCCGCGGCCGTCAGTTACTCCCGCTAA
- the ycfJ gene encoding glycine zipper 2TM domain-containing protein, with protein MNKSMLAGIGIGVAAALGVAAVASLNVFERGPQYAQVVSATPIKETVKTPRQECRNVTVTHRRPVQDENRITGSVLGAVAGGVIGHQFGGGRGKDVATVVGALGGGYAGNQIQGSLQESDTYTTTQQRCKTVYDKSEKMLGYDVTYKIGDQQGKIRMDRDPGTQIPLDSNGQLILNNKA; from the coding sequence GTGAATAAGTCAATGTTGGCGGGTATCGGGATTGGTGTCGCAGCTGCGCTGGGCGTAGCGGCAGTGGCCAGTCTGAACGTGTTTGAACGTGGCCCGCAATACGCTCAGGTTGTTTCTGCAACCCCAATCAAGGAAACGGTTAAAACACCGCGTCAGGAGTGTCGCAACGTTACAGTGACCCATCGTCGACCGGTGCAGGATGAAAATCGCATTACCGGGTCGGTGCTCGGCGCTGTTGCTGGCGGCGTGATTGGGCATCAGTTTGGTGGTGGTCGCGGTAAAGATGTCGCCACTGTTGTGGGGGCGCTGGGGGGTGGATATGCAGGTAACCAGATCCAGGGCTCTCTCCAGGAAAGCGATACTTACACGACTACGCAACAGCGTTGTAAAACGGTGTATGACAAGTCAGAAAAAATGCTCGGTTATGATGTGACCTATAAGATTGGCGATCAGCAGGGCAAAATCCGAATGGACCGCGATCCGGGTACGCAGATCCCGCTAGATAGCAACGGGCAGCTGATTTTGAATAACAAAGCATAA
- the comR gene encoding TetR family copper-responsive transcriptional repressor ComR codes for MATDSTQCVKKSRGRPKVFDRDAALDKAMKLFWQHGYEATSLADLVEATGAKAPTLYAEFTNKEGLFRAVLDRYIDRFAAKHEAQLFCEEKSVESALADYFAAIANCFTSKDTPAGCFMINNCTTLSPDSGDIANTLKSRHAMQERTLQQFLCQRQARGEIPTHCDVTHLAEFLNCIIQGMSISAREGASLEKLMQIARTTLRLWPELLK; via the coding sequence ATGGCAACTGACTCAACACAATGTGTAAAAAAAAGCCGTGGCCGCCCAAAAGTGTTCGACAGGGATGCCGCGCTTGATAAGGCCATGAAATTGTTCTGGCAGCACGGTTATGAAGCGACTTCTCTTGCGGACCTCGTTGAAGCGACCGGAGCTAAAGCGCCCACGCTATACGCGGAATTTACCAACAAAGAGGGGTTATTCCGCGCCGTACTCGACCGCTATATCGATCGTTTTGCCGCCAAGCATGAAGCACAGCTGTTTTGTGAAGAGAAAAGCGTGGAGTCTGCGCTGGCTGACTATTTTGCTGCCATCGCCAACTGCTTTACCAGCAAAGACACTCCGGCTGGCTGCTTCATGATCAACAACTGCACCACCCTCTCCCCGGATTCAGGAGATATCGCCAATACGCTGAAATCACGCCATGCGATGCAAGAGCGCACTTTGCAGCAGTTTTTATGTCAACGACAAGCGCGCGGGGAAATCCCGACCCACTGTGACGTGACGCATCTGGCAGAATTCCTTAATTGTATTATTCAGGGGATGTCGATCAGCGCACGCGAAGGTGCATCGCTGGAAAAACTGATGCAGATTGCCCGAACGACTTTGCGTTTATGGCCGGAACTGCTGAAATAG
- the ldtC gene encoding L,D-transpeptidase LdtC, with protein MMIKTHFSRWLTFFTFAAAVALALPAKANTWPLPQAGSRLVGENKFHVVENDGGSLEAIAKKYNVGFLALLQANPGVDPYVPRAGSVLTIPLQTLLPDAPREGIVINIAELRLYYYPPGKNSVTVYPIGIGQLGGDTLTPTMVTTVSDKRANPTWTPTANIRARYKAQGIELPAVVPAGPDNPMGHHAIRLAAYGGVYLLHGTNADFGIGMRVSSGCIRLRDDDIKTLFSQVTPGTKVNIINTPIKVSAEPNGARLVEVHQPLSEKIDDDPQLLPITLNSAMQSFKDAAQTDAEVMQHVMDVRSGMPVDVRRHQVSPQTL; from the coding sequence GTGATGATCAAAACGCATTTTTCTCGCTGGCTAACGTTTTTTACGTTCGCCGCTGCCGTGGCGCTGGCGCTACCGGCAAAAGCCAACACCTGGCCGCTGCCGCAAGCGGGCAGTCGTCTGGTTGGTGAAAACAAATTTCATGTGGTGGAAAATGACGGTGGCTCTCTGGAAGCGATCGCCAAAAAATATAACGTCGGCTTTCTCGCTCTGTTACAGGCTAACCCCGGCGTTGATCCTTACGTACCGCGCGCGGGTAGCGTGTTAACGATCCCGTTGCAAACCCTACTTCCAGACGCGCCGCGCGAAGGCATTGTGATCAACATTGCGGAGCTGCGTCTCTATTACTACCCGCCGGGTAAAAATTCGGTAACCGTGTATCCCATCGGCATTGGTCAGTTAGGTGGTGACACGCTGACGCCAACGATGGTGACTACCGTTTCAGACAAACGTGCAAACCCAACCTGGACGCCAACGGCAAACATCCGCGCGCGGTATAAGGCACAGGGAATTGAGTTGCCTGCGGTAGTGCCGGCAGGACCGGATAACCCAATGGGCCATCATGCGATTCGTCTGGCGGCCTATGGCGGCGTTTATTTGCTTCATGGTACGAACGCCGATTTCGGCATTGGCATGCGGGTAAGTTCTGGCTGTATTCGTCTGCGGGATGACGATATCAAAACACTCTTTAGCCAGGTCACCCCAGGCACCAAAGTGAATATCATCAACACTCCGATAAAAGTCTCTGCCGAACCAAACGGTGCGCGTCTGGTTGAAGTACATCAGCCGCTGTCTGAGAAGATTGATGACGATCCGCAGCTGCTGCCAATTACGCTGAATAGCGCAATGCAATCATTTAAAGATGCAGCACAAACTGACGCTGAAGTGATGCAACATGTGATGGATGTCCGTTCCGGGATGCCGGTGGATGTCCGCCGTCATCAAGTGAGCCCACAAACTCTGTAA